The following are encoded together in the Chlorocebus sabaeus isolate Y175 chromosome 20, mChlSab1.0.hap1, whole genome shotgun sequence genome:
- the ZNF644 gene encoding zinc finger protein 644 isoform X3 has product MLIRQNLALDCKQKKSRSRSGSKKKMLTLPHGADEVYILRCRFCGLVFRGPLSVQEDWIKHLQRHIVNANLPRTGAGMVEVTSLLKKPASITETSFSLLMAEAAS; this is encoded by the exons cCTTAGATTGTAAGCAAAAGAAATCAAGGTCAAGATCTGGAAGCAAGAAGAAAATGCTAACATTACCTCATGGTGCTGACGAGGTTTACATTCTCCGATGCAG GTTTTGTGGCCTAGTCTTTCGAGGACCCTTGTCTGTTCAGGAAGACTGGATTAAGCACTTACAACGACATATTGTAAACGCTAATCTTCCACGGACTGGAGCTGGCATGGTGGAAGTCACGTCACTACTTAAAAAGCCTGCCTCCATTACAGAAACTTCATTTTCTCTACTAATGGCCGAAGCAGCTTCATAG